In Perca fluviatilis chromosome 18, GENO_Pfluv_1.0, whole genome shotgun sequence, one genomic interval encodes:
- the ccm2 gene encoding cerebral cavernous malformations protein 2 homolog isoform X1 codes for MEDDVKKVKKPGIVSPFKRVFLKGEKGRDKKAQEKATERRALHTFSLSQPDHRIDPDILLNDYIEKEVKYLGQLASVPGYLNPSSRTEVLQLIDNARKSHQLAGQLTSEQDAVVSLSAYNIKLVWRDGEDIILRVPIHDIAAVSYIRDDSLHLVVIKTAQDSGGSPCPSSCPDLNKSQTLSSLSESGAVLVEVCCLLVLAVDNKAAAEELCLLLSQVFQIVYTESTIDFLDRAIFDGATTPTRHLSLYSDDSSSKVDVKEAFDAEASTFPFQVSMDAEENSPSASTPASPQIKTASEGELSTTAAELLQDYMTTLRTKLSSQEIQQFATLLHEYRNGSSIHEFCINLRQLYGDSRKFLLLGLRPFIPEKDSQHFENFLETIGVKDGRGIITDSFGRYRRTASSASDSTTNGNGAAGGSAASDEGQEASEGDEWDRMITDISNDIEALGCSMDQEGVTP; via the exons ATGGAGGATGatgtgaaaaaagtgaaaaag CCTGGTATCGTGTCTCCGTTCAAGCGAGTATTCCTGAAaggagagaaggggagagacAAGAAGGCCCAAGAGAAGGCCACTGAGCGCAGGGCGCTCCACACCTTCTCACTCTCTCAACCTGACCACCGTATCGACCCTGACATCCTGCTTAATGACTACATTGAGAAGGAAGTCAAA TACTTGGGGCAGCTGGCATCAGTTCCAGGATACTTGAACCCATCAAGTCGCACAGAAGTGCTGCAGCTCATTGACAATGCAAGG AAGTCCCATCAGTTGGCAGGCCAGCTGACATCAGAGCAGGATGCAGTGGTGAGCCTGTCGGCGTACAACATAAAGCTTGTTTGGCGCGATGGCGAGGACATCATCCTGAGAGTGCCCATCCATGATATTGCTGCTGTCTCCTACATCAGGGATGACTCTTTGCACCTCGTGGTGATCAAAACGG CCCAGGACTCAGGAGGTTCTCCTTGTCCCAGCTCGTGTCCTGATCTCAACAAGTCTCAGACGCTGAGCTCCTTATCAGAGAGTGGCGCTGTGCTTGTGGAAGTCTGCTGTCTGCTTGTGCTGGCCGTTGATAATAAG gcagcagcagaggagctgTGTCTGTTGCTCAGCCAGGTCTTTCAGATTGTCTACACAGAATCAACCATCGACTTCTTGGACAGAGCCATTTTTGATGGAGCAACTACACCTACCAGACACCTTTCTCTATACAGTG ATGATTCTTCAAGCAAAGTGGATGTTAAGGAGGCCTTTGATGCAGAAGCCAGCACATT TCCTTTCCAGGTCTCTATGGACGCAGAAGAAAACTCTCCCTCAGCATCCACCCCAGCATCCCCTCAGATAAAGACTGCGAGTGAAGGAGAGCTCAGCACCACTGCTGCAGAGCTGCTGCAGGACTACATGACCACA CTGCGGACAAAACTGTCATCACAGGAGATCCAGCAGTTTGCCACCCTGCTCCATGAGTACCGTAACGGTTCCTCCATCCATGAGTTCTGTATTAACCTGCGACAACTCTATGGGGACAGCAGGAAGTTTCTTCTACTTG GCCTGCGTCCCTTCATACCAGAGAAGGACAGCCAGCACTTTGAGAATTTCCTTGAGACCATTGGTGTGAAGGACGGCCGAGGCATCATTACAGACAGCTTTGGTCGTTACCGGCGTACAGCCAGCTCCGCCTCCGATTCCACCACCAACGGCAACGGAGCAGCGGGAGGAAGCGCCGCCTCAGACGAAGGACAGGAAGCCTCAGAGGGAGACGAATGGGACCGTATGATCACAGACATCAGTAATGACATTGAAGCTCTCGGCTGCAGTATGGACCAGGAGGGAGTGACACCCTGA
- the ccm2 gene encoding cerebral cavernous malformations protein 2 homolog isoform X2, with translation MENEPGIVSPFKRVFLKGEKGRDKKAQEKATERRALHTFSLSQPDHRIDPDILLNDYIEKEVKYLGQLASVPGYLNPSSRTEVLQLIDNARKSHQLAGQLTSEQDAVVSLSAYNIKLVWRDGEDIILRVPIHDIAAVSYIRDDSLHLVVIKTAQDSGGSPCPSSCPDLNKSQTLSSLSESGAVLVEVCCLLVLAVDNKAAAEELCLLLSQVFQIVYTESTIDFLDRAIFDGATTPTRHLSLYSDDSSSKVDVKEAFDAEASTFPFQVSMDAEENSPSASTPASPQIKTASEGELSTTAAELLQDYMTTLRTKLSSQEIQQFATLLHEYRNGSSIHEFCINLRQLYGDSRKFLLLGLRPFIPEKDSQHFENFLETIGVKDGRGIITDSFGRYRRTASSASDSTTNGNGAAGGSAASDEGQEASEGDEWDRMITDISNDIEALGCSMDQEGVTP, from the exons ATGGAGAACGAG CCTGGTATCGTGTCTCCGTTCAAGCGAGTATTCCTGAAaggagagaaggggagagacAAGAAGGCCCAAGAGAAGGCCACTGAGCGCAGGGCGCTCCACACCTTCTCACTCTCTCAACCTGACCACCGTATCGACCCTGACATCCTGCTTAATGACTACATTGAGAAGGAAGTCAAA TACTTGGGGCAGCTGGCATCAGTTCCAGGATACTTGAACCCATCAAGTCGCACAGAAGTGCTGCAGCTCATTGACAATGCAAGG AAGTCCCATCAGTTGGCAGGCCAGCTGACATCAGAGCAGGATGCAGTGGTGAGCCTGTCGGCGTACAACATAAAGCTTGTTTGGCGCGATGGCGAGGACATCATCCTGAGAGTGCCCATCCATGATATTGCTGCTGTCTCCTACATCAGGGATGACTCTTTGCACCTCGTGGTGATCAAAACGG CCCAGGACTCAGGAGGTTCTCCTTGTCCCAGCTCGTGTCCTGATCTCAACAAGTCTCAGACGCTGAGCTCCTTATCAGAGAGTGGCGCTGTGCTTGTGGAAGTCTGCTGTCTGCTTGTGCTGGCCGTTGATAATAAG gcagcagcagaggagctgTGTCTGTTGCTCAGCCAGGTCTTTCAGATTGTCTACACAGAATCAACCATCGACTTCTTGGACAGAGCCATTTTTGATGGAGCAACTACACCTACCAGACACCTTTCTCTATACAGTG ATGATTCTTCAAGCAAAGTGGATGTTAAGGAGGCCTTTGATGCAGAAGCCAGCACATT TCCTTTCCAGGTCTCTATGGACGCAGAAGAAAACTCTCCCTCAGCATCCACCCCAGCATCCCCTCAGATAAAGACTGCGAGTGAAGGAGAGCTCAGCACCACTGCTGCAGAGCTGCTGCAGGACTACATGACCACA CTGCGGACAAAACTGTCATCACAGGAGATCCAGCAGTTTGCCACCCTGCTCCATGAGTACCGTAACGGTTCCTCCATCCATGAGTTCTGTATTAACCTGCGACAACTCTATGGGGACAGCAGGAAGTTTCTTCTACTTG GCCTGCGTCCCTTCATACCAGAGAAGGACAGCCAGCACTTTGAGAATTTCCTTGAGACCATTGGTGTGAAGGACGGCCGAGGCATCATTACAGACAGCTTTGGTCGTTACCGGCGTACAGCCAGCTCCGCCTCCGATTCCACCACCAACGGCAACGGAGCAGCGGGAGGAAGCGCCGCCTCAGACGAAGGACAGGAAGCCTCAGAGGGAGACGAATGGGACCGTATGATCACAGACATCAGTAATGACATTGAAGCTCTCGGCTGCAGTATGGACCAGGAGGGAGTGACACCCTGA